The Bos indicus x Bos taurus breed Angus x Brahman F1 hybrid chromosome 11, Bos_hybrid_MaternalHap_v2.0, whole genome shotgun sequence sequence agattcagttcacttcagttcagttgctcagttgtgtctgactctgcgaccccatgaattgcagcatgccaggcctccctgtccatcaccatctcccggagttcgctcaaactcacgtccatcgagtcggtgatgccatccagccatctcatcctctatcatcccctcttcctcctgcccccaatctgtcccagcatcagagtcttttccagtgagtcaactctttgcatgaagtggccaaagtactggagtttcagctttagcatcattccttccaaagaaatcccagggctgatctccttcagaatggactggttggatctccctgcagtccaagggactctcaagagtgttctccaaccccacagttcaaaagcatcaattcttcggcacgcagccttcttcacagtccaattctcacatccctacatgaccactggaaaaaccatagccttgactagacagacctttgttgacaaagcaatgtctctgcttttcagtgtgctgtctagattggccataactttgtcaccatctgcagtgattttggagcccaaaaaaataaagtctgacactggttccactgtttccccatctatttcccatgaagtgatgggaccagatgccatgatcttcgttttctgaatgttgagctttaagccaactttttcactctcctctttttagttcctcttcactttctgccataagggtggtgtcatctgcatatctgaagttattgatatttctcccggcaatcttgattccagcttgtgcttcttccagtccagcctttctcatgatgtactctgcatagaagttaaataagcagggtgacaatatacagccttgatgtactccttttcctatttggaactagtctgttgttccatgtccagttctaactgttgcttcctgacctgcatacaggtttctcaagaggcaggtcatgtggtctgatattgccatctcttgaaAGTGTCACAATAACCAGATCAGGTGCTGCTAAATGTAGAGAAATGATAGCTTAGGAAATACATTTCctcattatattttcctttgttgtatTTTGTTGTGTAAGTGGAAAGTAGGAGGATATGGACAATACAGCAGGATAAGAACAATTAATAAATCATGGATTTATATTAAAAGTTGAGAAGTCAAATGTTGAAGTTTTACAAAACTCTCACATTAGTGATCTGGGGTAAAAACATCCCCTGCTgttgtaaatgaaaataataagtggtttctaagtattttaaaaaggtattatTTTTCTACTATTTCATCACAATCATACTATCTTTCCCTGACGTATAACTAAGAATTTTCTTTGTGAGGACAAACTTTAGTTTACATCAATTACCTCTACAGAAAATTTAAAGTCCTGAGAGAAAAGCATGTCATGAACATATAATTTGCACAGGATTTTGGAATAAAAGGTCGTCTATGCTGAAACTTACACAGATGTAACAATCAGTTTTTCTGACTCAAGAAACAAGCAGATATATAACCAAGTTCTGTTCTATATTGTGAAATATGATGGTATAAAATATACTAAGTTTTCACATAAAACATAGCAGAAATGGGGAATATTATTACTAAGAGTATATAAAGTTTATTAGTGAAATAgctaatataattaaaattcaaacAAGGCTTATTATTATTCCATATGAGCTGGTAGGCCAGAAACTGAAACACTTTGTAATTTCCATACTGTGTTTGGTAGCTGTTCTCCCATCTACTCTCTGGTTCTTCTTACTGGTATCTCCAGTATTTGCTGAATCCTTTTCAACTGTGGACGATCAGAAGAAAATTGTGTTCATATTTGTTCCAGGAAAATGGCTGACTCTATATATTCAGTGGACGTGGGTTGTAATAAGGAAGAGGACAGATCAGCAAGTTGTACTGTTAATACTATTCATAGATTTACTGCCATTTTGCATTTGTTCCCATCCACTATATTGAAACTTTTCTAGCAATAGTAATTATTCATCCTCTAAGATAAGTGTGCTCTTTTGGCCACATCTGATCCTATTAACTTACCCTACTTGAAACCCCCTTTCTTTGCATTTGGAGATCCATTCTTGCATTTGGAGAGtcatcttttgttttctcaattCTTAGATTTCACCTTCTTAGTCTCCTTTTTAAGTTAAGTTTTCACCCGCCCCGCCCTCACGTCCAAGATGGTGGCGCTCTACTGCGGTGGCGGGCTCAGGCCTCTGATGCTGTCCTGGAGCCGGGATCTGCCGTGCATCTGGCACGCCCTGCATACCTCCGTGGTTTGCTTCAAGAACCGGGTGGCCCGAGTCCGAGTGGACAAGGGGAACAAACCAGTGACCTACGAGGAAGCGCATGCGCCTCACTACATCGCCCACCGCAAGGGCTGGCTGTCACTGCATACAGGTAACCTGGATGGGGAGGACCACGCTGCCGAGCTAACAGTGGAAGATGTTTTCCTTCGCAAATTTATGCTGGGCACCTTCCCAGGCTGCCTGGCTGACCAGCTTATTCTGAAGCGCTGGGCTAATCAGGTGGAGATCTGTGCCCTGGTCCTGAGGCAGCTACCTGCACACAAGTTCTACTTCCTTGTGGGCTACAGTGAGACCCTGCTGTCCCACTTTTACAAGTGTCCTGTTCGTCTGCACCTCCAAACTGTTCCCTCAAAGGTTGTGTATAAGTATATGTAGGACATACATTAAGCTTTTTACATCAAGCCTGCGAAGGACAGAAACTTGTGAAAATGGACTGAAGTAGAAATAGGGGAAATACATCCCCTCAGATTTCTGAGACTTTGTCTTCAGAGTTGCTACTGAATAAATAGACTGTCCATGTTGTCTTGCTTCTTTGTCTGTCTAGAGAACTAGAATAGGGTCTTTGAGGATGCTCCAGGGTTCCCAAGAAGGCTGCCAGTTACCTGAGGTTTAGGTAATAGCTATGGTTCAGTGCATATCCTGTGCCAGTCACTGTGTCAGGAACTTTACCTgaagttctttgttttctcttaaaatggAAAGATTCATTTTTGGAGATTATAAAgcagttatttttctaaaaacctttttcaatttaagtctgaattttgtaataaggagttcacaatctgagccacagtcaactcttggttgtgtttttgctgactgtatagagcctctccatcagctgcaaagaatataatcaacctgattttgggggggggggggaaagttTTCTCTGCCTGTTCCATGAAGGAGCAAGCAGTAACCTACTCAGATAGGGTTACTACCTCAGTAACCCTAACTGCTCATATGGCATTGATACATCAAAGACACACATCTCTAGTATCCATTTATTTCTGGAGCTCTAAACTCTTTCGTTCCAGGTATCTCAAATTTAACATGTCTAGTATGTCCATTGACATACCAATTTGGCAACCATATATGTGATTCATTGGAATTGGTAAATATGAAATTAAGGTGAGCAGCTTAGGAGGTACAGTTCCTTCTAGGTAAGAGGTAGTGATTCACATTATGATAAAATGAAAGAACTGGCATTGGCATCTGGTAGTATAATCAACCAAAAATACCAAAGGGTGCTCCCAACTAGATCgcttataaaatacatttaaagtacAACAtaagactcttaaaaaaaaagggaaatttccAAGGATAAcacattttcaataaaaaaattaaccaaCTAACCAAAGTTCCTTGACTGAAACTAGGATCCATAAGCAGAGATCAAAAATGGGGGAAAAGGGCAGAACTACTCTGGCCATGACCCTCAGAAAACTGACCCTTGACCAAGTCTTAAGGTAAAGGTGCTTAACTTGAGACTTCTGATTAAGCCAGGGGCTAAAATGATCCCAAGGTTTAAGTGCCCTTAACATCggcaaagtaaaaagaaaattcatgtcTGGATTAAAGCACTTTTGATACAAGTCACCAGAATTGCCATAAATTAAAACAAGTATGAGCTCACACTGAAACATtactaaatacaaaagaaacaagcTACTGTgatgggaaattagaaaataaacaacagatTTACTTCTCCCTGGATTTCAGATGATTGAATTATTAAAGTTAGAATGTAAAACAGTTCagcatatttaaagaaataatgatggGGCCATGAAAATAAGCTTACAACaggatatattaataataaaagtgtTACCCAGtagattttttaagaaataaaaatagaacttttttttttaatagaacttttggaaatgaaaaattgaagttaaataatttggtATAAAGAGAGAATTAGTGAAATAAAAGAGGCATAAGTAAGGAATTACACAAAATGttaaagagacaagaaaaaaaaatataaagggaAGTTAGCAATACAAAGAACATGGAAGTTAGCAAAACAGAGAACATGGAAAAGTCTAACACGTCTAATCAGGTAATAAGGTAAATGCGGACAATTTTCCAGAGCTGATAAATGAAATGAATCAATAAACACAAGAGGGACAATATATATCAATCAGGATACAGTGAAAAGAATCTATAATTATGCAAATATACAATGAAGATGCAgaactctaaaaataaaaaggtcttaaaaagcaagagaaaagacaGGTCACTTATAAAGAAGATAACCTACAAACAGACTGAGACCAGACCTCTCAATGACAGCAATGGGTGTAGAAGACAGTAGGGATGCATCTTCAAATGGTAGTGAGAAAATGAGCATTTCTCTTGTATAATATAACAATGGAATTCTCAATAggtaaagcaaaataaagacacTTTAAGATATGTACAAACTGAAAGCATTCAACAGATCTTCAATAAAGGGACTTGTAGGGGACATAactcaggaaaaaaggaaaatgatcccAGAAGGAAGGTTTGAAAAGCAAGAAggaatagcttaaaaaaaaaaaatgtggttaaTATACAGGCAGataaatacacacagacatacatgcacatacacaaatGTTTTGCTATTTTTAAGATCAGAAAACACTAATTAGATATGTCATATTAATCAGAAAAAAGTTAAAGTGCCAAGGTCCTTGCTTTTTGAATTGTCGAAGATAATTGTTTGATTTTGGTAACTGTCACAACAAAATTACAAATAGCAATCATTAAAAGTTTGTATAAATGCTTAACCAGTAATATAGGTAGAGTGGAGTGAAGGGTGagcaaattgaaaaagaagaaaattcaagaagtattaaagaaaagaacactGGACCTACACCAGTACACTGGTGAAAACAATGCGTGAGAGACACCGTGGCCAACTGCCAGTATACCCAGTTAAAGTGTGGCCGTGAGAAGTGCCAATCAAGCATGTAATCTCAGAGCTCATGCAACAGGGGAAAGGTAACACAGCAGAGCATAGTCAGGGGTGAACATCTCCAGAAATAGAATGCTGAGTGGCTTCTCTCCCAGTGGGAGTTTTCTAATCCCACCTATCTCACACCACAGATCAGAAAAGAGCTAAGAAACAGATCTGGGGACCCCTGCTCCAACAACTAAGGAGCAGACCCCACCCCTGACAGGGCAGTGAGTCTGCCTGATACATCCATTTATACATCAGTTTGGCAAACATATATATGATTAACTGAAATTGAGAAGTATAAAATTAAAGTGGACAGCGTAGGCAGTACACTTCTTTCTAGGTAAGAGGTAATGATTCACATTCTGAGAAAATCAAATAATTGGCTTTGGCATCTAGTAGCATGACCAACCAAAAATATCAAAAAGTGCTCCCAACTAGACTGCTTATAAATATACAGTAAAATGCAATAcagagctctttaaaaaaaaagtttccaagaATACCACACTCTCAATTACAAAATAACTAACTAACCAAAGTTCCTTGATTGACACTAGAGTAATGCTCCCTGAGCAGACagcaaaagagggaaaaaaggcagAACTAGTCTAAACCATCACCCACAGAAGACTGAGCCTTGAACAAGTCACAAGTTAAAGGTGTTTAGCCTGAGACTTCTGATTAAGCCAGGGGCTAAAATGATTGCAGGTTTTAAGTGCCCTTAACATTgacagaaacaataaaaagaaaattcgtCTTTGGATTAAAACACTTTTGATAGAAGCCATCAGGATTGCCATAAATTAAAACAAGTACAAGTTCACAATGAAACATCaccaaatacaaaagaaaacaagctaCTATAATGGAAAATTAGAAGATAAACAGCAGATTAACTTCTTCCCAGATTTCAGATAATTGAattattaaagttaaaatataaaataggggGGCGGTCCTATGATgtcagaggaataggacagggagaccactttctcccccacaaattcatcaaaagaacatttgaacgctcaGAAAAtcccacaaaacaatttctgaacgctggcagaggacatcagacacatagaaaagcagcccattgtcttcgaaaggaggtaggaaaaaatataaaagataaaacaagagacaaaagaggtaggtacggagctccgtcctgggaagggagtcttaaaaaagacaggtttccaaacaccaggaaacactctcactgccgagtctgcggcgagccttggaaccacagagggcaacataacagggaggaaaaataaataattaaaacccacagattacgtgcctaacagtaactcctccagcggagaagcagcacagacgcctgcacccgccactagcaagcaggagctgggcagggaggtgcggctgtattgcttagagtaaggactgggcctgaatgccccgagggcaatctgagggaactaacttggggtAGCaaaccaaactgtgggatagctgccacgtgaaaagccctaacctaagacaccgccaggcctgctGACATaacaaaggactgactagagctacgtgaaaagccctaaccaaAGACAACttcaggcccactcacagaacacaggactgagcagagctagccagctgcaggccagcccatcccccaccctccggtgacaggcaggcgagggcagacagagccagaagggggcaatcgcggccccagagaggcttcgttgctaaccaagacttcttgggattctggacggtcaacatccgcctgagaaggtgcgccagttgtacacccagaaaacctagcaggagggacgggggaggcaataagtcgcagcgaccatgctcgccaaacacctggtcacctgagctgctcagacctgggaagggcacaaaacgcaggcccaaccgagtctgcgcgtctgaggactacctgaatgcctgaacctgagcggcgtAGACCCGGGAAGTGCATACAaaccagggctggcctcagacagttcccggcatagcaacctagagcctaagcagtgtagacagggaaagcacacacgccatgagtgggggcaaacccagtgtggccgagacactgcgagcacatgccagtgttatttgtttgcagcgtccctccctccccacagcacgactgaacaagtgagcctaaaaaagtgtccaccaccgccccttTGCgccagggtggaaattagacaccaaagagaccagcaaacagaagaagctagaACAGAGGGACCCTCCTAGGAAGTGACAggtacaatagattaaaaccctatagatagtaccgactacataggaaggggccacTAGCCCCttaagaaatataagctggatcaaggaactatccaaaaatgaactgaccccacactgcccacaccaccaccagagaaagtaaaaatagtaaaaaatatatctaggactatcattctttaattttttttaaatttttaaaaaatttaggtcctctattactcctttaattttcatttttataactattactttgtaaaaaaaaaaaaaagagaccctttttaaaagcaaacttcatttgtatatatattataatttttgtgactttttttttctctttttcaaaatccaatctctactctagatttttaatctttgctttttggtatctgttatcaattttgtacctttaataacccaatcttcagtacccatttttacttgggagtgagattactggcttgattgctctctcccactttggactctcctttttctccaccaggttgcctctgtctcctccctcccccttctctacccaactctgtgaatctctttgtgtgttccggatggtggagaacacttagggaactgattactggctggatctgtctctctccttttgactcccctctttatcctcctggtcacttctgtctccttcctccctcttctcttctctgtatacctccgtgaacatctctgggcgatccagactgtggagtgcacataaggaagtaattactggctagcttgctctcgcctcttttgattccccctcttctcctcctggtaacctctatctccctcctccctcttctcttctctatgtaactctgtgaacctctctgggtgtccctcactgtggagaaacttttcatctttaacctagatgttttatcaatggtgcttacagatggagaagtcttgaggctactgtaaaaataagactgaaagccagaagcaggaggcctaagtccaaatcctgagaacaccagagaactcctgactccagggaacattaatcgacaggagctcatcaaaagcctccatacctacactgaaaccaagcaccacccaagaaccaacaagttccagagcaagacataccacacaaattctccagcaacacaggaacatagccctgagcttcaatatacaggctgcccaaagtcactccaaacccaatgacatctcataactcattactggacacttcactgcactccagagagaactccagccccacccatcagaataccaacacaagcttccctagcCAGGAAACCTTGATAAGCCACCCTTAAAATCCCACCCACAGccaggaaactccacaataaagagaaccccacaaacttcaagaatacagaaaggccaccccaaacacagcaatataaacaagatgaagagacagaggaatacccatcaggtaaaggaacaggataaatgcccaccaaaccaaacaaaagaggaagagatagggaatctacctgataaagaattccaaataatgatagtgaaaatgatccaaaatcttgaaaacaaaatggaatcacggataaacagcctggagacaaggattgagaagattcaagaaaggtttaacaaggacctagaagaaataaaaaagagtcaatatataatgaacaattcaataaattatatcaaaaacactctggagggaacaaacagTAGAAatatggaggcagaagataggattagtgaggtagaagatagaatggtagaaataaatg is a genomic window containing:
- the MRPS24 gene encoding 28S ribosomal protein S24, mitochondrial translates to MVALYCGGGLRPLMLSWSRDLPCIWHALHTSVVCFKNRVARVRVDKGNKPVTYEEAHAPHYIAHRKGWLSLHTGNLDGEDHAAELTVEDVFLRKFMLGTFPGCLADQLILKRWANQVEICALVLRQLPAHKFYFLVGYSETLLSHFYKCPVRLHLQTVPSKVVYKYM